In one window of Pseudoalteromonas espejiana DSM 9414 DNA:
- a CDS encoding site-specific integrase, translating into MASVTIDKRQKANGEFSFRCTVRVKKNGVIIHRESRTFSKKELAKTWGKIQKEAVELNSIAKQNKVITIGELLDLYFNDVDLWANTGRTKRYVIQMLRDCPLASVLSNELKSSDLVNHCKMRRAAGAGGATVYHDIAYLRSVMKIALPVFDVTANWKIFEDAVPVLIEMKLVGKSQKRTRRPTEYELERLIEALTERQNKQGSNIPFVDILNFSILTCMRIGEVCAIKWEDLNKEHKTIIVRDRKDPRKKEGNHMIVPLLAGSFELINKQEQTESRIFPYNSKSVTAGFQRVRKSLGITDLRYHDLRREGASRLFEKGYSIEEVAQVTGHRNLNILWQVYTQLFPHKLHDKFST; encoded by the coding sequence ATGGCATCAGTAACAATTGATAAACGCCAAAAAGCAAACGGAGAATTTAGTTTCCGATGCACTGTGCGTGTAAAAAAGAATGGCGTGATTATACATAGAGAATCACGAACATTCAGCAAAAAAGAATTAGCAAAGACATGGGGGAAAATACAAAAAGAGGCTGTGGAATTAAATAGCATCGCAAAACAAAATAAAGTAATAACCATTGGCGAACTACTAGACCTTTATTTTAATGATGTTGATTTGTGGGCTAACACTGGAAGAACCAAACGATACGTTATACAAATGCTACGTGATTGTCCTTTAGCCTCAGTTTTATCAAATGAACTTAAAAGTAGTGACTTAGTTAATCACTGTAAAATGCGCAGAGCGGCAGGTGCAGGCGGAGCAACTGTTTATCATGATATTGCCTATTTACGTAGTGTAATGAAAATTGCTCTGCCTGTTTTTGATGTAACGGCTAATTGGAAAATATTTGAAGATGCAGTACCTGTATTAATTGAAATGAAATTAGTTGGTAAAAGCCAAAAGCGTACACGCAGGCCTACTGAATATGAATTAGAAAGACTAATCGAAGCATTAACAGAAAGGCAAAACAAGCAAGGGAGTAATATTCCATTCGTTGATATTCTTAATTTTTCAATACTGACGTGTATGAGAATTGGTGAAGTCTGCGCGATAAAATGGGAAGACTTAAATAAAGAACATAAAACTATAATCGTTCGAGATAGAAAGGATCCAAGAAAAAAGGAAGGCAATCATATGATAGTGCCATTACTGGCGGGCTCATTTGAATTGATAAACAAACAAGAACAAACAGAAAGCAGGATATTTCCGTATAATTCAAAGTCTGTTACAGCAGGATTTCAGCGCGTCAGGAAATCTCTAGGAATTACAGATTTAAGATACCATGATTTAAGAAGAGAAGGTGCGTCAAGACTTTTTGAAAAAGGTTATAGCATTGAAGAAGTAGCTCAAGTGACGGGACATAGAAATTTAAACATATTATGGCAAGTCTACACACAATTGTTTCCACATAAATTACACGATAAATTCAGCACATAA
- the dusA gene encoding tRNA dihydrouridine(20/20a) synthase DusA, whose translation MTGSTVNRRFSVAPMLDWTDRHCRTFHRKMSKHAVLYTEMITTGAILFGRGDYLHFNKHEGPVALQLGGSDPDALAKCAKLAGERGYNEINLNVGCPSDRVQNGRFGACLMAEPELVAQCVAAMKSEVDIPVTVKTRIGIDEQDSYEFLCALIEASHKVGCDDFIIHARKAWLNGLSPKENREVPPLDYPRVYQLKKDYPQLDLSINGGVKTIEQSLEHLQHIDGVMIGREAYSNPFILNSVDEKIYGDTANTQSRHDVVRSMYDYIEDEMREGANFWHVARHMLGIFQGQPGARGFRRHLSENGHGKQADLSVMDKALSFVPE comes from the coding sequence ATGACGGGCTCTACAGTGAATCGCAGGTTTAGTGTCGCCCCGATGCTTGATTGGACTGATCGTCACTGTCGTACTTTTCATCGTAAGATGAGCAAGCATGCAGTTTTGTATACAGAGATGATCACCACGGGGGCTATTTTATTTGGTCGTGGCGATTACCTTCACTTTAATAAACACGAAGGCCCTGTTGCATTGCAACTAGGTGGCTCTGATCCTGATGCATTAGCAAAATGTGCAAAGCTTGCCGGTGAGCGCGGCTACAATGAAATTAATTTAAATGTAGGCTGCCCATCAGATAGAGTACAAAACGGGCGTTTTGGCGCATGTTTAATGGCAGAGCCAGAACTTGTTGCACAGTGTGTTGCGGCAATGAAAAGCGAAGTAGATATTCCGGTTACAGTAAAAACACGTATTGGTATAGACGAGCAAGACTCGTATGAGTTTTTATGTGCACTTATTGAAGCCAGTCACAAAGTGGGCTGCGATGACTTTATTATTCATGCGCGTAAAGCATGGCTAAATGGCTTAAGCCCTAAAGAAAACCGTGAAGTACCGCCTTTGGATTACCCGCGTGTTTATCAGCTTAAAAAAGACTACCCGCAACTTGATTTAAGCATTAATGGCGGCGTTAAAACAATTGAGCAAAGCCTTGAACATTTACAGCATATAGATGGTGTAATGATAGGGCGCGAAGCGTACAGTAATCCATTTATATTAAACAGCGTAGATGAAAAAATTTATGGTGATACTGCTAATACGCAATCACGCCACGATGTAGTGCGCTCAATGTATGACTATATTGAAGATGAAATGCGCGAGGGTGCTAACTTTTGGCATGTTGCGCGCCATATGCTGGGGATTTTTCAGGGTCAGCCGGGTGCTCGTGGATTTAGGCGTCACCTCTCTGAAAATGGTCACGGTAAACAGGCAGACTTATCGGTGATGGATAAAGCACTGAGCTTTGTACCCGAATAA
- a CDS encoding PspA/IM30 family protein has protein sequence MSIFNRINDVIQSNIVAMLDKAEDPEKLLNLMLNEMPDALNECRSTAAALLCEEKTLKRQITNKEKDLTVWQSKAELAIEKSRDDLAKSALVEKQRVADAITAKNNQLTVVKESVVKITDDCERLQQKIVQAKAKQAQLMKRHDVVVAREKVSIQLHSDKVAHALSRFEMIEQKVEGIEAQVEAYELTNTAQTTAEQIDSLVKNEEIEAQLARLKASVKQNQDSSIKQSA, from the coding sequence ATGAGCATATTTAACCGCATAAACGACGTGATCCAATCAAATATTGTAGCAATGCTGGATAAAGCAGAAGACCCAGAAAAGCTATTAAATTTAATGCTAAACGAAATGCCAGATGCGCTTAACGAATGTAGAAGCACAGCCGCTGCTTTACTTTGCGAAGAGAAAACTCTAAAGCGCCAAATAACGAATAAAGAAAAAGACTTAACCGTATGGCAAAGCAAAGCTGAGCTGGCTATTGAAAAAAGCCGTGATGATTTAGCTAAATCAGCATTAGTAGAAAAACAACGTGTTGCTGATGCAATAACAGCTAAAAATAATCAGCTAACGGTAGTGAAAGAGTCGGTTGTTAAAATTACTGATGATTGTGAGCGTTTACAGCAAAAAATTGTGCAAGCCAAAGCAAAGCAAGCGCAATTAATGAAACGCCATGACGTAGTTGTTGCGCGCGAAAAAGTAAGTATTCAGTTACACAGTGACAAGGTAGCGCATGCGCTGTCACGATTTGAAATGATAGAGCAAAAGGTTGAAGGCATAGAGGCACAAGTTGAAGCGTATGAACTAACTAATACCGCACAAACAACGGCTGAGCAAATAGATTCACTCGTTAAAAATGAAGAAATTGAGGCCCAGCTTGCTCGCTTAAAAGCAAGTGTAAAACAAAACCAAGACAGTTCTATCAAGCAAAGCGCTTAA
- a CDS encoding PspC domain-containing protein: MNSFKTQRGWYKDSLNKKISGVCSGLAHRLDFPVWATRLATVLLFLSFPFAVALGYFIAHCCLEEQAL; the protein is encoded by the coding sequence ATGAATAGTTTTAAAACACAACGTGGTTGGTACAAAGATTCGTTAAACAAAAAAATATCGGGTGTATGTAGTGGGTTAGCACACCGTTTAGATTTTCCGGTGTGGGCCACACGTTTAGCGACTGTTTTACTATTTTTGAGTTTTCCGTTTGCAGTAGCACTGGGCTACTTTATTGCCCATTGCTGCCTTGAAGAGCAGGCACTTTAG
- a CDS encoding copper chaperone PCu(A)C — protein MMKQCFFMASALMINVFSSSVAAHAGHSHDIDDAKLAVSNAQIREFLPASKASVGYLTISNHGGTAANLTKATIDGLGRVEIHEHKHVNGMMKMQKVDAVTIKAHESVSFQPGGYHLMVFDPQEPLKVGQERKLTLYFSDGNRLFTNAEVVSLEAQAAHSKPSKKQHAHH, from the coding sequence ATGATGAAGCAGTGCTTTTTTATGGCCTCGGCGTTAATGATTAATGTATTTTCGTCATCGGTTGCTGCGCATGCTGGGCACAGCCACGATATTGACGATGCTAAACTTGCCGTGAGTAATGCGCAAATAAGAGAGTTTTTGCCCGCAAGTAAAGCAAGCGTTGGCTATTTAACTATTTCTAATCATGGTGGTACAGCAGCTAATTTAACTAAAGCGACCATTGATGGCCTAGGTCGTGTAGAAATACACGAGCATAAACATGTAAATGGCATGATGAAAATGCAAAAGGTTGATGCGGTAACAATTAAAGCACATGAAAGTGTCAGCTTTCAGCCTGGTGGCTATCATTTAATGGTGTTTGATCCACAAGAACCACTAAAAGTAGGGCAAGAACGTAAACTCACGCTATATTTTAGTGACGGTAACCGCTTGTTTACTAATGCCGAAGTGGTTTCGCTTGAAGCGCAAGCAGCGCATTCAAAGCCATCTAAAAAACAACATGCTCATCATTAG
- a CDS encoding DUF2333 family protein gives MSQHKGKIIGALVLLLIVFYAIAVYWSTEPGRFNVVTNAKEVAQARNEKMVTGYTTTSTLITVASTLLEKPGGYLSNDVMPPSVIMDDMPAWEYGALEMVRDLALSMRKDFSRSQSQSTEHEALKKAQPQFNISSEAWAWPSAEGEYQKGIDYLVVYRAQISNEHERDSQFYSRADNLRSWLKEAEKRLGSLSQRLSASVGQDKVNTDLAGNSSNTQATYSPLQQQVRTSWWEIDDVFYESRGATWALLHFLQAVEYDFADVLEKKNARVSLQQIIRELEATQETVWSPIILNGNGFGFVANHSLVMANYISRANAALIELSELLAQG, from the coding sequence ATGTCGCAACATAAAGGAAAAATAATCGGTGCACTGGTTTTACTGCTTATTGTTTTTTACGCTATTGCTGTTTATTGGAGCACGGAGCCTGGCCGCTTTAACGTAGTGACCAATGCAAAAGAAGTAGCGCAAGCACGCAACGAAAAAATGGTAACGGGTTATACCACAACATCAACACTTATCACGGTAGCAAGTACCTTACTTGAAAAACCAGGTGGTTACTTATCAAATGATGTTATGCCGCCTAGCGTAATTATGGATGATATGCCTGCTTGGGAGTATGGCGCACTTGAAATGGTACGTGACTTAGCACTTTCTATGCGTAAAGATTTTAGCCGCTCCCAGTCGCAATCTACAGAGCATGAAGCACTTAAAAAAGCGCAGCCCCAATTTAACATTAGCTCTGAGGCATGGGCGTGGCCAAGTGCTGAGGGTGAATACCAAAAAGGTATTGATTATTTAGTGGTGTATCGCGCGCAAATTTCAAATGAGCATGAGCGAGATAGCCAGTTTTATTCTCGCGCAGATAACTTACGTAGTTGGTTAAAAGAAGCTGAAAAACGCTTAGGTAGCCTAAGCCAACGTTTAAGCGCAAGTGTAGGGCAAGACAAAGTAAATACCGATTTAGCTGGTAACTCATCAAATACTCAAGCCACTTACTCGCCGCTTCAACAGCAAGTAAGAACATCGTGGTGGGAAATCGACGATGTATTTTATGAATCGCGCGGTGCTACATGGGCTTTATTACACTTTTTACAAGCGGTTGAGTACGACTTTGCTGATGTACTAGAAAAGAAAAACGCACGCGTTAGCTTACAGCAAATTATACGCGAGCTTGAGGCAACACAAGAAACCGTGTGGAGCCCAATTATATTAAACGGGAATGGGTTTGGCTTTGTGGCAAATCATTCTTTAGTAATGGCAAATTATATTTCAAGAGCCAATGCGGCTTTAATCGAACTTAGCGAACTACTAGCTCAAGGATAA
- a CDS encoding TIGR04219 family outer membrane beta-barrel protein, protein MKKYCLAAALSMACLAPAAQADTLLGLYVGVDGWKSDNEGQFSYKDNAPQDFNFEDETFVSYYAALEHPVPLVPNLKLKYTELELNGSATLTDTFSFNGSDYVVGTTANTLSDLTHIDYILYYEIFDNDLISIDLGLNAKQFDGDIVVTGTTQQGGTNFSETVDFSGLVPLAYGRAEAGLPFTGLSVFFEGSFLAIDDSKVQDYQVGVAWELIDNLAVDVAVKAGYRSMTLELDDVDDINTDIDASGPFAGIQVHF, encoded by the coding sequence ATGAAAAAGTATTGTTTAGCAGCAGCCCTTTCAATGGCATGTTTAGCGCCTGCAGCGCAGGCAGACACTCTATTAGGTTTATATGTAGGTGTTGATGGCTGGAAGTCAGACAACGAAGGTCAGTTTTCTTATAAAGATAACGCACCACAAGATTTTAACTTTGAAGACGAAACATTTGTAAGCTACTACGCGGCGCTTGAGCACCCAGTACCACTAGTGCCTAACTTAAAGCTTAAATACACAGAGCTTGAGCTTAACGGTTCAGCAACCCTTACCGATACGTTTAGCTTTAATGGCTCAGATTATGTGGTAGGTACAACTGCAAATACGCTAAGTGACTTAACGCATATTGACTACATTCTTTATTACGAAATCTTTGATAACGATTTAATTTCAATTGATTTAGGCTTAAATGCAAAGCAGTTTGATGGTGATATAGTGGTTACCGGTACTACTCAACAAGGCGGTACTAACTTTTCTGAAACTGTTGATTTTTCGGGCCTTGTACCACTAGCGTACGGCCGTGCCGAAGCAGGCTTACCATTTACTGGCTTAAGTGTGTTTTTTGAAGGCAGCTTTTTGGCCATTGACGATAGCAAAGTGCAAGACTACCAAGTAGGTGTTGCGTGGGAGCTTATAGATAACCTAGCGGTTGATGTAGCTGTTAAAGCGGGCTACCGCTCAATGACGCTAGAGCTTGATGATGTTGATGATATTAATACAGATATTGATGCATCAGGCCCATTTGCAGGTATTCAAGTTCACTTTTAA
- a CDS encoding TIGR03899 family protein, translating into MTVKSAQARINLANIIESLLGYPVKKITTNTGQPTTDQSYGSKGTLNPLYHINSDNPILVRAQKRQDLLLIKQQQNIETILAKAMGFCPDVASNKQPDADWIERFIALCEDTSNESMQTLWAKILTGETLNPGTFSIKSLQTLKHMTQREADALQKCVSLSSYNEKDDSHFILLGFYKKPSLFDLLRKGNKVSLNLGKTGISFPDILTLMNLNLIYRKEIESAVLKAGQELTLSFLSQKVTLKAKSSDLVLSYYKFTQTGDELSKLINYPINKIYKQLINNALEGEFDLTWHASK; encoded by the coding sequence ATGACAGTGAAATCAGCCCAAGCAAGAATTAATCTCGCTAATATTATTGAGTCTTTACTTGGTTACCCTGTAAAAAAAATAACAACGAATACGGGTCAGCCTACTACAGATCAAAGTTATGGCTCTAAGGGGACTTTAAACCCGCTGTATCACATTAATAGCGATAACCCTATTTTGGTTCGCGCTCAAAAGCGCCAAGACTTACTACTTATAAAGCAACAGCAAAACATAGAAACCATACTCGCTAAGGCCATGGGATTTTGTCCCGATGTAGCAAGTAATAAACAGCCTGATGCCGATTGGATTGAGCGTTTTATAGCACTTTGCGAAGATACCTCAAACGAGTCGATGCAAACGCTCTGGGCAAAAATCCTTACCGGTGAAACGCTCAACCCTGGCACCTTTTCAATTAAAAGCTTACAAACGCTAAAACACATGACCCAACGTGAAGCCGATGCCCTGCAAAAGTGTGTATCGCTGAGCAGCTATAATGAAAAAGACGATAGCCACTTCATTTTACTCGGTTTTTATAAAAAGCCTTCACTGTTTGATTTACTGCGTAAAGGCAATAAAGTATCGCTAAATTTAGGTAAAACGGGGATCAGTTTTCCGGATATTTTAACGTTAATGAACTTAAATTTAATTTACAGAAAAGAGATTGAGTCGGCAGTTTTAAAGGCAGGGCAAGAACTTACACTGTCATTTTTATCGCAAAAAGTAACTTTAAAGGCCAAAAGCAGCGACTTGGTATTAAGCTATTACAAGTTTACACAAACTGGGGATGAGCTTTCTAAGTTGATTAACTACCCCATTAATAAAATTTATAAGCAGCTAATTAATAATGCACTGGAGGGAGAATTTGATTTAACGTGGCATGCTAGTAAATAA
- a CDS encoding SRPBCC family protein produces the protein MLIGLTLPQNYSVNKSVLIDAKVATVKSLVADFSLWHLWSPWQKVDPTITFSIGEPSRGIGAHQSWQNDWGHGEMTITSLTNNQMTFNALLKNEHIIEGKITFTEENGFVKVACNIKGQTTTPLVSGYLSLFSEYVLSNTVALGLNNLQTVAQLRDEKTQLESYDSEISPSKN, from the coding sequence ATGCTAATTGGCTTAACCCTGCCACAAAATTACAGTGTAAATAAAAGCGTATTAATTGATGCGAAAGTAGCAACGGTTAAATCTTTAGTGGCAGACTTTAGTTTGTGGCATTTATGGTCTCCTTGGCAAAAGGTAGACCCTACAATCACATTTTCTATAGGTGAACCTAGCCGAGGTATTGGCGCGCACCAATCGTGGCAAAATGATTGGGGCCATGGCGAAATGACCATAACCTCATTGACTAATAATCAAATGACCTTTAATGCATTACTCAAAAATGAACATATTATTGAAGGAAAAATTACCTTTACCGAAGAAAATGGCTTCGTAAAGGTAGCGTGTAATATTAAAGGCCAAACAACAACACCACTCGTTTCTGGTTATTTGTCGTTGTTTAGCGAGTACGTTTTGAGTAACACAGTTGCTCTTGGACTTAATAATTTACAAACCGTTGCTCAATTACGCGACGAAAAAACACAGCTGGAAAGTTATGACAGTGAAATCAGCCCAAGCAAGAATTAA
- a CDS encoding bifunctional diguanylate cyclase/phosphodiesterase, with the protein MSSEQNDFLFLAPDNEEEINQELTDFWDVLIVDDDPEIHSVTKLALSGVEFWGAGLRFHDAYSGAEAIEILKNNNAISVIFLDVVMESDDAGLQVVKRVREELNNQHVRIILRTGQAGNTPEEKVIREYDINDYKTKTELTRSKLVTSLITAIRSYEQVCKLEYQSDAMNTIVSASKSILGLTDIKVLCKEIIKHMGIILECQPVGLVCSKLDGDNFIQVLGGGGHYESYFGEKLVNVDSVALEQVEQCFSSLKHQHTDSNVTFLLKSKHRKAAIYLECEHKPSEAQLQFAEIFLTNVSVALDNVRLFVKLRDAAYKDVLTGISNRTNFIERVVRFQKPHVNDHVFVLIDVLGFADINSGLGQEIGNYLLIEIVKRLKDNYPTAKLLSRIGADVFGFVIRQDEFNLAQCNDMLNAPFNAGEHVLPIDFRIGLCQQQDFQSTGLDTLKVAYIALNQAKKLKSKEGVYYDIDMQDKMAWRLGIIRQLRHDFAREKLQVWYQPQLALDDLSLIGCEALLRWPSEDGGFISPAVFVPLAEDAGLIVDIGQWVLEQACQQQKRLEALGEEICIAVNVSVPQFKVKGYAQTVKSTLEKYGVKPANIELEVTESVVMDELETVINTLKELKELGVEVAIDDFGTGFSSLSYLQSLPLDRLKIDRAFVKDLPDNDTGAIAALVVSLGAKLGLKTIAEGVETQQQAEFLKNLGCDEVQGFMYAKPMPEHELLEFIETRNKKD; encoded by the coding sequence ATGTCGTCAGAGCAAAACGATTTTTTATTTTTAGCGCCAGACAACGAAGAAGAAATAAACCAAGAATTAACTGATTTTTGGGATGTTTTGATTGTTGACGACGATCCTGAAATTCATTCGGTGACTAAACTTGCTTTGTCGGGTGTGGAATTTTGGGGAGCAGGCCTTCGTTTTCATGATGCATACTCAGGTGCAGAGGCCATCGAAATACTTAAAAATAATAATGCTATATCAGTGATATTTTTGGATGTGGTTATGGAGTCTGACGATGCAGGTTTACAAGTTGTAAAGCGTGTACGTGAAGAGCTAAATAACCAACATGTTCGAATTATTTTAAGAACAGGCCAAGCAGGTAATACCCCAGAAGAAAAAGTTATTCGCGAATACGACATAAATGACTATAAAACAAAAACAGAGTTAACCCGCTCTAAACTTGTTACATCATTAATTACAGCCATTCGCTCATACGAGCAGGTATGTAAACTCGAATACCAAAGTGATGCCATGAATACCATAGTATCGGCTTCAAAGTCTATTTTAGGGCTTACCGATATAAAAGTGCTGTGCAAAGAAATAATAAAGCATATGGGCATTATATTAGAATGCCAGCCAGTAGGGCTGGTTTGTAGCAAGCTTGATGGTGATAATTTTATTCAGGTTTTGGGCGGTGGTGGCCACTACGAAAGCTATTTTGGCGAAAAGCTAGTTAATGTAGATAGCGTAGCTTTAGAGCAAGTAGAGCAATGTTTTTCATCGTTAAAGCATCAACACACTGACTCCAATGTAACGTTTCTTTTAAAAAGTAAGCATCGTAAAGCCGCTATATATTTAGAATGCGAGCATAAACCAAGTGAGGCACAGCTTCAGTTTGCTGAAATTTTTCTAACAAATGTAAGTGTTGCTTTGGACAACGTAAGGTTATTTGTAAAGCTCAGAGACGCAGCCTACAAAGATGTTCTTACTGGTATTTCTAACCGGACTAACTTTATTGAACGGGTAGTGCGCTTTCAAAAGCCACATGTGAACGACCATGTTTTTGTGTTAATTGATGTGCTTGGCTTTGCAGATATTAACAGTGGTTTAGGTCAAGAAATTGGTAACTACTTATTAATTGAAATTGTTAAGCGATTAAAAGATAACTACCCAACGGCCAAGTTACTCTCGCGCATAGGTGCCGATGTATTTGGTTTTGTTATTCGCCAAGATGAATTTAATTTAGCGCAGTGTAACGACATGCTTAATGCCCCATTTAATGCAGGCGAGCATGTGTTACCTATCGATTTTAGGATTGGTTTGTGCCAACAGCAAGATTTCCAAAGCACAGGATTAGATACGCTTAAGGTGGCCTATATAGCGCTAAACCAAGCAAAAAAACTTAAAAGCAAAGAGGGTGTTTATTACGATATTGATATGCAAGATAAAATGGCATGGCGCCTTGGTATTATTAGGCAGCTACGCCATGACTTTGCGCGCGAAAAACTACAGGTTTGGTATCAGCCGCAACTGGCACTTGATGACCTATCTTTAATTGGCTGTGAAGCCTTACTGCGCTGGCCATCAGAAGACGGTGGCTTTATATCGCCAGCAGTGTTTGTGCCATTAGCTGAAGATGCTGGACTTATTGTAGACATTGGCCAGTGGGTTTTAGAGCAGGCTTGTCAGCAGCAAAAGCGTTTAGAAGCATTGGGTGAGGAAATATGTATAGCGGTTAATGTATCGGTTCCTCAGTTTAAAGTAAAAGGCTATGCACAAACTGTAAAAAGCACATTAGAAAAATACGGCGTTAAGCCAGCTAACATTGAATTAGAGGTCACTGAAAGTGTGGTAATGGATGAGCTGGAAACGGTTATTAATACGTTAAAAGAGCTCAAAGAGCTAGGTGTAGAGGTTGCCATAGATGATTTTGGCACTGGGTTTTCTTCGTTGAGCTATTTACAAAGCCTACCCCTTGATAGGCTTAAAATAGACCGCGCTTTTGTAAAAGACTTGCCCGATAACGACACCGGCGCTATTGCTGCGTTAGTAGTATCGCTTGGTGCTAAGTTAGGCTTAAAAACCATAGCTGAAGGCGTAGAAACTCAGCAACAGGCAGAGTTTTTAAAAAACTTAGGGTGTGATGAAGTGCAAGGCTTTATGTATGCAAAGCCAATGCCTGAGCACGAGCTATTAGAGTTTATAGAAACGCGAAATAAAAAAGACTAA